TTTTTTTCTTTGGCTTCATCCAGTGCATCTTGGCTCCAAGCCCTCCAATCCACGGGATTATGGGCATGCTGAAGCAAGTATGGGCTCGTTTCGTTGATTAGTGCATTGGTGTATTTATGTTTTGATGCTTCTTCTTTAGATTCATTTTTACAAGAGGCCAGGGTAGTTAGAAGAACAAGGGCAATTCCTAAATAACGAGAAACTTCGGGGATAAAATAATTGAACATCTTGCGTGTATCTAAATTAGTGTTAAGGTAAACAGACGTAATTTTCTGCTAACTTTAGCTAGCGTAATTTACTCATTTTATGAATTTTACTAAGGTCTTTTTTAGCATATTCATTATCTTTTAAAACTAGAGATTATAAGTAACTCAAGATTAAAAATTTATGAAGAACAGTTCCTATGATTTTTTAATGGTAAAAGACTACTTGCTCCTAGTTTTTATTGCGCTACTGCTTGCTTCTTGTGGAACGGAGACGAAGGAAAAAGAAGCTACTAAAATTACGAGGCCAAACATTATTTATATCCTTGCGGATGATTTGGGCTATGGTGAAATAGGTGTTTTTGGTCAAGAAAAAATTGAAACACCTCATATTGATGCGCTAGCTAAGGAAGGTATGATTTTTACGCAGCACTATACCAGCGCCCCGGTATGTGCGCCCGCCAGATACATGTTTTTAACGGGAAGACACGCTGGTCATTCCTTTATCCGTGGTAACCATGAGTGGCGAGAGCGCGGAGATGTTTGGAATTATATGGCAATGGCACAGGATTCTACCTTAGAAGGCCAGCATCCCATGCCTTTGGATACCAAGACCCTTGCACATTACTTGAAGGATATAGGCTATACAACCGGTATGATTGGTAAATGGGGTTTGGGTGCTCCGCATACTAAATCTATACCCAATGAAATGGGATTTGACTTTTTCTACGGTTACAATGGTCAGAGACAAGCGCATACTTATTATCCGTTGCATCTTTACAAGAATAGAAAACGTGTTCATCTGGCGAACGATACCATTGCTCCCCACACACCATTTCCAGAAGGTGCAAACCCCGAGGACCCTGCAAGCTATGCTGATTTTACACTTACGGATTACGCACCCGATTTAATGTTCAACGAGCTAACGCAGTTTGTAGCACGTAACAAAGCAGCTCCTTTTTTCATGTATTGGGCAACTCCAATTCCGCATGTTGCGCTGCAGGCACCTCAAAAGTGGGTCGATTATTATATAGATAAGTTTGGACCAGAGGTTCCTTATCTCTCTGGTGGTAAGAACAGCTATTTTTCTCATAAAAATCCGCATGCGGCCTATGCGGCTATGGTATCCTATTTGGATGAAAATATTGGGAAGTTGGTGGCGCAGTTAAAAAAAGAGGATATTTATAACAATACGCTTATCGTTTTTACCTCGGACAACGGACCCAGTTATGCTGGTGGTGCTGATCCTTCGTTTTTTGATAGCGCTAGACCTTTTGATGGGGGTTACGGAAGAGGGAAGGGGTTTGTTTACGAAGGAGGTATCAGGGTCCCGACATTTTTTACGTGGCCCAATAAAATAAAGGCAAACACCAAAAGTGACCATATTTCCGCTCACTATGATATGATGGCAACCTTAGCGGACATTACGGGTTTTAAACCTGGTAAGGAAACGGATGGCATTAGTTTCCTGCCCACCTTACTATCCGAAGAAAATCAAACAGAACATGATTTCTTGTATTGGGAGTTTCCGGAATATGATGGACAAATAGCCATCCGAATGGGAGATTTTAAGGTGGTTCGTCAGCATTTAAAAAACCCTGAAAAAGCGACTATTGAGGTATACAATCTGGTGAACGATCCAAAAGAGCTAAAGAATATTGCGGAAGCGCATCCTGAACTATTGGAGAAAGCCGCTGATATTTTTAAAAACGAGCATACCAAGGCAGAAGCGGATAGATTTGTAATACCGCTATTGGAGACGGGACTTTTAAGTAAAAAATAGGGTAACTTTACCTTTTAATTACCGTACATATGAAAATACGTTTCTTAGTTCCAAGCCTACTTTGTTTGTGTATTACAGCACTTTTTTTGAGCTGTAAAGAAGATAAGGCTTATAAAGAGGCCGAAAAAGCATTCACAAAGAAAGAGGCAAAGCCAGAAGTACTTACGCCGCTTTTAGTGGAACAACCGGACGGAGTAAAGACTCCCGATGGCATGATTTGGGTCTCCGGGGGTGAATTTCAACAGGGAGCCGTACCACAGGATAAAATGGCCATGGCGCATGAAAAGCCGGCCGTTAAGGTGTCCGTAGATGGCTTTTTCATGGATATAACAGAGGTAACCAACCAACAGTTTAGAGAATTTGTAGAAGAAACGGGGTATGTTACTGTAGCCGAAAGGGCAATTGATTGGGAAGAATTGAAAAAGCAAGTTCCTGAGGGTACCGAGAAACCCCACGATTCCATCTTGCAGCCGGGAGCATTAACTTTCAGGAAGACCGAAAGCTCCCTACCCAATCTTTACGATTTTTCGCAATGGTGGAAATGGACCATAGGAGCAAATTGGAAGCACCCGAACGGACCTAAAAGTGATATTAAAGGAAAGGACAACTATCCCGTAGTGCAGGTTTCTTATGAAGATGCCTTGGCCTATTGTGAATGGGCTGGTCGTAGGCTCCCAACCGAGGCGGAATGGGAGTTGGCCGCTAGAGCTGGTAGTTATGGCACAACCTATTTTTGGGGAGACGACGCAACCGAACTTTCCAAAAGGGCAAATACTTGGGAGGGCGAGTTTCCTGTCAAGAATACCGAGTTAGATGGCTATGAGCTGCGTGCTCCCGTAAAATCCTATGCGCCCAATGCCTTAGGTCTCTACGATATGGCGGGCAATGTATGGGAGTGGACAAGTGATTGGTACAATACAAATTATTATAAAGATATGGTCGCTACATCCAGTGTTTTAAGAAATCCACTTGGTGCTGCGAGTCCGTTTACACCGAATAATCCGTACGCCAAGGAAAAGATCATTAAAGGCGGTTCTTTTTTATGTAGTGATTCCTACTGCGCTAGTTATAGAGTTTCAGCCAGAATGGGTTCCAGTATGGATTCTTCCCTGGAACATACAGGTTTCAGGACGGTAGCTTCGGTTGCCATGCTTAAGAATTGAAAAATTAAGTTTATAATAAACTGTTGATAACTTCACTGTAAGGTTTTTGCACAAAAACCTACTTTTGTACTGTATAATTTGAAAGAAATTTAAAGACCATGTCGGATAAAGTAGAACGAGTAAAAACCTTAATAATAGGATCAGGACCCGCAGGATATACTGCGGCCATATATGCTGCTAGAGCAGATTTGAAACCAGTCATGTATACGGGAATGGAACCAGGAGGACAATTGACCACTACAACCGAGGTAGATAATTTTCCGGGTTACCCAGAAGGTATCGATGGTCCTACGATGATGGTTCAATTACAACAACAGGCGGAGCGTTTTGGAACAGAGGTGCGTATTGGCATGATAACTGCGGTGGAATTAAGTAAGGAAGTCGGCGGAATACATAAGGTTACGGCAGATAACGATAAAATTATTGAAGCGGAAACCATTATTATTTCCACAGGTGCAAGCGCAAAGTATTTGAACATTCCGAGTGAACAAAAGTTACGAGGTGGTGGAGTTTCCGCTTGTGCCGTATGTGACGGATTCTTTTATAAAGGTCAAGATGTGGCCATCGTTGGAGCAGGGGATACGGCCGCCGAAGAGGCGTCTTACTTGGCCAATATTTGTAATAAAGTGACCATGTTGGTTAGAAAGGATCATATGAGGGCATCCAAAGCCATGCAGCATAGGGTAAATAGCCTCAAAAATATCGAGGTGCGTTACAATACCGAAGTTGATGAGGTTTTGGGCGATCAAGTAGTAGAAGGTTTACGGATGGTGAACAACCAAACAGGAGAAAAGGAAGATATCGCAATTACCGGACTGTTCATAGCCATTGGTCACAAACCGAATACAGATATCTTTAAGGGGCAATTGGATATGGACGAAACGGGTTATCTGATTACAAAGGGTAAATCTACCAAAACCAACTTACCGGGAGTATTCGCTTCGGGTGATGCGCAGGATAAGGAATATAGGCAAGCGGTGACGGCAGCAGGAACAGGTTGTATGGCCGCTCTTGATGCCGAGCGGTATTTAGCGAGCATTGGCTCTGTAGAGGAAGCGATAGCGGACGATTACAATATATAATCTGATTGGAGTAACAATAAAAAAAGCGGCTTAATAGCCGCTTTTTTTATTGTTAAACTTTCATTAGTCAATTCTTCGATAATTCTCTGCAAAGGTTCTATTCCCCTCATCGTCCAATGAAATTTGACTGTACCGGTCGCTATCAAGAATCAACTCAAAAGTGAAGACCTGAACGGTATCTTGAATCCCCATCATTACGGCGGAACCATATTCCAACCGCTCCTCTAATTCATTTTCCGTATTGGTGTAAGACCCATAGCCGAACCATTCAGCAGGATCATCAGGGGCATAACGCGTCCACATGACCTTCCCTTTACTATAAATTTTGATCTGTCTGTATCCATTAACGTTTTGAAGTGTGTCCGATACACCCGATTCGTCGTAATTGTATCGGTTAATAAGTTCCCAGGTGCCCTCTAAGGAGGAGGCGCTTTGTAGCTTTGAAGAAGTGATATTGGTTGCGGATACCAATAACAACATCAAAAAAACCAATCCAAGTAATTTTTTCATGGCTATCTATTTTAATGGTTATTAATACCATAAAAGATACGATTTAAAAAGTTAAATTCATAAGAAATGCACCTAATAATTACGGATTAAATAAATATTTCATTAAAATTTTATTTATTCGTAATCAAAGCTGTTCAGTAGCTGTATTAATTTTTTTAAATCGTCTCTGGTATGGTTTGCTGAAATAACAATTCTGCTCATGGTTTCCGAGTCTTCGTTCGGGTATTTGAAATCAGTAACAATGATTTTATTTTCAAATAAATAATCAACAAGGGCCGAGTTTTGGAAAGATATGGTGGGATGGCCCTCCATATATCGTAATTTTTTATTGCGCACTAAATGTTGAAGAAAAAATGCTAAATTTTCCTGCAGCTTGTTTCTTCTATTTTCATAAATGGTATCTGCCTCAAGTAAAGTCGCCATTGCAGCAGGACTAGCAGGACTAGAACCACCATACAAAGGGGACTTCTTCAAAACTTCCAAGTCTTCTTTTTTTCCGAAAATAGCTCCGGCCTGTAGGCCAAATCCTTTTCCTAAAGAGCAACAGACAAATAGTTCTTTAGCCCCGAGCCTATTAAGGGTTTGGTAAATACCTCCGCCATTGGCCCCAAGTATTCCTATGCCATGAGAATCGTCCACTACCATAATAAGTTTGCCCAAAGGCAAATTCTTTAAACCCTGGAAATCAGGAAAATTTCCTCCCGAAAAGTCTATGGAATCCAGAAATAGTACTGGGGTTGCTTTATTGGTACTTTTCAAATGGCTCTCTAAGGCGAAATTGAGACTGGCGTAAGTAACATAGCTTTTGGACGCTTTTCGGAAAAGTGCGGAGTGGGTATGTGGTACATAAAAAAGCTTATGTTTTTGTGCTTGCATGAACCCCGAAAGGAATTGGCCTGCCAAATAACCGGAAGAGAGGGTAATACACGCTTCGCTACCTGCTAATTGCGCTAAATGCCTTTCCGCCTTATCGAAAACTGAAAATTGAACGTTAGATTTTCTTGAGGCCCCGTAATTGGTTCCGTAGTTTCGGATGTGTTTGATGAACAATTCTTGAAACTCGGGTAAGTCCTGTAACCCTAGATAAGATGTTCCGCCAAAATATAGGTAAGGGTTACCTTTAACATACACTTCACGTCCTGGAAAAGAATCTATCTGGATAGCCATTATACTAGGGTTATACCGCTACCACCTAATTTAGGGAATATTACCGTAGCATCAGATGCAATTTGCACACCATGGGCAATATCTTCTTTTAGAAGCAGGGCACCGTCCATATCTACATAATCTAACTGAGGTAATAATTGAGCAATCGCGGATATACCTACGGTAGACTCCGTCATACAACCCACCATAATCTTAAGCCCCAGTTCTTTTCCTTGTTTGATCATCCGTAGGGCAGGGGTCAAGCCCCCGCATTTAGTGAGCTTAATATTGATGCCACTAAAATGTAAACCGCATTTTTCAACATCTGTTTCTAGAATACAGCTTTCGTCTGCAATTACGGGTAAAACACTATGATGCATTACTAGTTCCATACCTTGCCAATCGTCTGCCTTTAGGGGTTGTTCTAAAAATTCTACCCCCAAATCTTTAAGTAAGGGTGCATTTTTAATAGTTTCCTCAGGGGTCCATGCGCAATTGGCATCAATCCGAAAAACGGCGTCCGTATGGGCTCTTAGTTCTTTTACGATAGCGACATCATCTTCTGTACCGAGCTTTATTTTGTAAACGGGCCAAGGAAATTCCTTCATTTTCTCCACCATCTTCGCTATGGAGGCTATTCCTATGGTATAGTTCGTTGTTGGATAGGAATCCGTACTTGTACCCCAAATTTTATGAAGCGGTTTTTGTAGCAGTTTACCATAGAGATCATGAGCGGCCAAATCTAGCGCGCAGATGGCGAAATTCGTTAGTCCTTTGGAAAGTAAAAAGGCATGGAATATTTCAGGCGTCGTGAATTTAAAGCTATTAATTTCTGTTTGTATCCTTTCAATTTCGACCATCATACTATCTACCGAAACATTGTAGTAAGGATTGGCGGTCGCTTCACCATACCCAGTTTGTCCGTTCAGTGTTAGACCAACGATCAAGGTGTTTTGGTGATCATGGGATTCCCTAGAGATACTAAAAGTGTGCTTTAAGGAAAGCACGTATTTTTTAAGGCTAATTTGCATACTACTAATATAGTAATAAGCCTTAGGGGATAACACCAAAACCCGCTGATATTTCAGCGGGTTTTGGTGTATTTTAATTTAATCTGAGGTATTTAGTACTTATGTACACTACCGGAAACCGATTTATTCTTTTTAACCGTTGCCTCACCGGAATACGAAATATTTCCACCGCTACTAGCGTCCGCCGTTAATGCTTCGGATACATGAACACTGACATTAGAGCCGCTACTGGCTTCTGCTCTACATTCCTGCGCCATCAGGTTTTTAGCTCTAATATTGGCACCACTGCTACCATCCACATAGACTTCTTTCGCTTTTCCGGAAACATCAACATTGGCACCACTACTGGCATCCAATTCCAATTCCGTGGCATCTATTTCCGCTGTGAGAATAGACCCGCTACTGGACTCGATACTCAATTCATTACTCTTAATAGTATTCTGGGCCGTTAAATGTGCTCCGCTGGAACTTTCCAGACCAGTAACGTTGGGCAGTGATACGAAAACCTTTTTTGTAGCCCTACCAATATTTTCAATGGCATGAATTCTCAATTTACCATTTTTAATATCCGTTCCAATAAGGTCGATTACATTTTCGTCCGCCTCTACCGAAATGGAGAAATCACTTGCCTGCGTAACATATACCTCTATGCCTTCTGATGCGGAAACGTTCGTAAAATCGTCCGTAATATCTCTATTTTCCTCTACGACTACGCCGTTTCCTTTTTTTCCGGTACCGAAGTCCCCGAAGTTAACGTCAAAGGCACAGGATGATAGGAATAGTGCCAAAAATAATGCGATTGAAATTCTAACTAGTGTTGTCATGATTGTTGTTTTTAAGATTGATGTAAAACTCTTTATTT
This genomic window from Maribacter sp. MJ134 contains:
- a CDS encoding pyridoxal phosphate-dependent aminotransferase family protein; translation: MAIQIDSFPGREVYVKGNPYLYFGGTSYLGLQDLPEFQELFIKHIRNYGTNYGASRKSNVQFSVFDKAERHLAQLAGSEACITLSSGYLAGQFLSGFMQAQKHKLFYVPHTHSALFRKASKSYVTYASLNFALESHLKSTNKATPVLFLDSIDFSGGNFPDFQGLKNLPLGKLIMVVDDSHGIGILGANGGGIYQTLNRLGAKELFVCCSLGKGFGLQAGAIFGKKEDLEVLKKSPLYGGSSPASPAAMATLLEADTIYENRRNKLQENLAFFLQHLVRNKKLRYMEGHPTISFQNSALVDYLFENKIIVTDFKYPNEDSETMSRIVISANHTRDDLKKLIQLLNSFDYE
- a CDS encoding formylglycine-generating enzyme family protein — protein: MSCKEDKAYKEAEKAFTKKEAKPEVLTPLLVEQPDGVKTPDGMIWVSGGEFQQGAVPQDKMAMAHEKPAVKVSVDGFFMDITEVTNQQFREFVEETGYVTVAERAIDWEELKKQVPEGTEKPHDSILQPGALTFRKTESSLPNLYDFSQWWKWTIGANWKHPNGPKSDIKGKDNYPVVQVSYEDALAYCEWAGRRLPTEAEWELAARAGSYGTTYFWGDDATELSKRANTWEGEFPVKNTELDGYELRAPVKSYAPNALGLYDMAGNVWEWTSDWYNTNYYKDMVATSSVLRNPLGAASPFTPNNPYAKEKIIKGGSFLCSDSYCASYRVSARMGSSMDSSLEHTGFRTVASVAMLKN
- a CDS encoding arylsulfatase — protein: MKNSSYDFLMVKDYLLLVFIALLLASCGTETKEKEATKITRPNIIYILADDLGYGEIGVFGQEKIETPHIDALAKEGMIFTQHYTSAPVCAPARYMFLTGRHAGHSFIRGNHEWRERGDVWNYMAMAQDSTLEGQHPMPLDTKTLAHYLKDIGYTTGMIGKWGLGAPHTKSIPNEMGFDFFYGYNGQRQAHTYYPLHLYKNRKRVHLANDTIAPHTPFPEGANPEDPASYADFTLTDYAPDLMFNELTQFVARNKAAPFFMYWATPIPHVALQAPQKWVDYYIDKFGPEVPYLSGGKNSYFSHKNPHAAYAAMVSYLDENIGKLVAQLKKEDIYNNTLIVFTSDNGPSYAGGADPSFFDSARPFDGGYGRGKGFVYEGGIRVPTFFTWPNKIKANTKSDHISAHYDMMATLADITGFKPGKETDGISFLPTLLSEENQTEHDFLYWEFPEYDGQIAIRMGDFKVVRQHLKNPEKATIEVYNLVNDPKELKNIAEAHPELLEKAADIFKNEHTKAEADRFVIPLLETGLLSKK
- a CDS encoding dipeptide epimerase, which codes for MQISLKKYVLSLKHTFSISRESHDHQNTLIVGLTLNGQTGYGEATANPYYNVSVDSMMVEIERIQTEINSFKFTTPEIFHAFLLSKGLTNFAICALDLAAHDLYGKLLQKPLHKIWGTSTDSYPTTNYTIGIASIAKMVEKMKEFPWPVYKIKLGTEDDVAIVKELRAHTDAVFRIDANCAWTPEETIKNAPLLKDLGVEFLEQPLKADDWQGMELVMHHSVLPVIADESCILETDVEKCGLHFSGINIKLTKCGGLTPALRMIKQGKELGLKIMVGCMTESTVGISAIAQLLPQLDYVDMDGALLLKEDIAHGVQIASDATVIFPKLGGSGITLV
- the trxB gene encoding thioredoxin-disulfide reductase; this encodes MSDKVERVKTLIIGSGPAGYTAAIYAARADLKPVMYTGMEPGGQLTTTTEVDNFPGYPEGIDGPTMMVQLQQQAERFGTEVRIGMITAVELSKEVGGIHKVTADNDKIIEAETIIISTGASAKYLNIPSEQKLRGGGVSACAVCDGFFYKGQDVAIVGAGDTAAEEASYLANICNKVTMLVRKDHMRASKAMQHRVNSLKNIEVRYNTEVDEVLGDQVVEGLRMVNNQTGEKEDIAITGLFIAIGHKPNTDIFKGQLDMDETGYLITKGKSTKTNLPGVFASGDAQDKEYRQAVTAAGTGCMAALDAERYLASIGSVEEAIADDYNI
- a CDS encoding head GIN domain-containing protein — its product is MTTLVRISIALFLALFLSSCAFDVNFGDFGTGKKGNGVVVEENRDITDDFTNVSASEGIEVYVTQASDFSISVEADENVIDLIGTDIKNGKLRIHAIENIGRATKKVFVSLPNVTGLESSSGAHLTAQNTIKSNELSIESSSGSILTAEIDATELELDASSGANVDVSGKAKEVYVDGSSGANIRAKNLMAQECRAEASSGSNVSVHVSEALTADASSGGNISYSGEATVKKNKSVSGSVHKY